The Pseudoliparis swirei isolate HS2019 ecotype Mariana Trench chromosome 19, NWPU_hadal_v1, whole genome shotgun sequence genomic sequence AGCGTCGTAATCAATTTATTTCGTGGGCCTCCTTTTTTGCGAATTAAAACCCAACTCTGAAGTCACTGCCATCCCTAATCCTTTCTTGGCGTCCCTCTATTCTCTTTTAAGAGGATTTGTTTGATGTGTAAAGGTTCGCCAACGCCCGTATCACACATTCACTTTGGATGAAATCTCTCAGTGAGAGAAACGATATTTCCATCTCATTGATGTCCCCGTGACACGAAAGTCTCGAAACCCTTCATTCACCATCTGAACAACACTGTTTGCAGCCGTTTTTTGCTTTTATTGAATAGATGTTAAAATTTCTTCTCAGGTCTAGTTGAGATAAAAAAACAGGATTGAGCGACAGTCAGAGATGATGTCACTACCGCTGCTTCAACACGAGTGTTTGTGCATGTactgaaacacaagacaatgaACAATTATATGAAATCACTTTTATTCTCAGTGTGCGGTgattccatttttttctttttttttgcaggaaAGTTACAGACTGAAAGATCTGTCTAAGATGGCATGCAGTGAGGCTAACAGGTGGAGCTTCGAAAACACTTAGGAGACACGAAACGATCATCGACAGCCTTTGCCTACATCGCACACCATAGAAGCATGCATACACCGTTGTCAACAAATagtggaaaagagagagaaggacggtGAGAAGATTTCGCAGTACAAAAgaatgcaccaaatatatgtatagatatggatatatttatatatatccatatatatacttttttttcaaaataccaACCACCAGAGGACAGAAACAGGACCGGCTACAGACGAGTAAGTAAACATCTCCTCAAGGCGTACAgaacagagaaagacagacgCAAGGAGAGAGAAACATCAGACAGTTTACATTCAGGTCACATCCAAGGAGTATTTTTTTCGGCTTTTTTAAGTCGTATTTCTcaggcagtttaaaaaaaatcattttaatgGCAGTGTGAGCGGCACAAATGAGTTACTTGTGCGGTTGGTTTGGGGCCGTGGTCCGCACGCCATTTATAGAGCGTGATGAATTGGCCTTCACGAAGGGGACGACTGATGGGTTTATGGGTGAGATGCAAAGGGAGGTCTGGTTTCAGCGCTGGAGGCCCGCACAGACTGATGATGGGGGTTTTTTCTCTGGGAAAATCCTCTATTCAGGTAGACTAGGCAGTAATTGTAGCTTTCTGGAATATTCTTGGGCCAAAAACAAGAGATGTGTTGGTCATAGATTCAAAAGTTGGTCGAACAGGCTCGCTAGGCAATGTCCGAAATTTGAAAATAGATGTTAATTGTGCTAAGAGAAGGCTAGTTATGGTTTGAACTTCTACTTTGCAGCTAAAATACCTGAGAAATTTCAAAAGAAATACGATGCAGTAAATAAAAAGAGTGAAACCTCTGTGACCTAACCTACGACTACCAGCACTATTCTTTGGTTTGATCGGATAACTGCTCTGACGGTGGGGTTTGAGTGTTGTTGATGCTCGGTTGCCGACTGATTGACGCGCTGAAAGGAGGACAATAAACCACAGGAAGTTGGATAAATGTGCTCTACAGGTATACATTCAATATGATTACAGAGCTCACAAAGCGTCGATTCAAAAGCTACATTTTCCACACGTTCAGAATCGGTGTTATTTCATGTTCAGCTatcttatttaaaaaacagtggCAACGTGGTTTGGAAAAACCTTAAATTACGCCTACGGCTACTGTGCTCACGCGAATCACAAACATCTCCTAACAAAATGGTTTCGGAATTGAGTTCTGCAAATAGCACATTTACGTTTTCCCTTAAAGTTGAAgtgggattttcttttttcttattttttttccctctaCATGGCAGCTAAAAACAACTCGAGTCACGAATCTTTATACCGGATTCATTCTAGAGTTTCTATTTTCAGGTTATAGGAACATCGAAATTTAAGTTTTGAAGGCTAAGGCATACtctaaagtgtaaatatccacgttttgtgtgtgtgttttttttttaccagcacaaGTCTGGTGGAATGTCTGAAATATCGGAATGTTTTAACAAGACACAACGTGGAATGAAGGAGACgtatatgaatacaaaaacaagGCATATGGAGAAACGTCGGATTTCATCCTCATACGATAcctcttttttaatttaaattgcgTGACTACAATTTATCGCAGGTAAACATTTTGTCGAGAAACTCTCATGCGAGGgctcttttaaaagaaaaagcccCTCTCGTTATTCCATCATCTGTTATTTTAACGTCTGGTTtgatttttggggttttcatgTCGAACACGAATCCTGCTCGTGCTCATCATTCGATAACTCGTGACCGAacgtcttttgtttttgtttttacgccaccaaaaaacaacacacttCCTCCCGTTCTCTACTTCTTCTCAAATTACGTCTATTTTTTAAACGTCGACTgacacatttaaccctcctgttaccttagcgtcaatttgaccccattcaatgtttaatgtcggtgttctttcgggtcaatttgaccccaggctgtttttcactgtgtcaaacatataagaaatatcaacttttttatatatttaaagggctatttaggtagtcaacaaacaaacataaagtacctcacacttaaacttggaaaacaatattaattctaataattttctggaggttttaattgctggggtcaaattgaccccaagggtaaaatatgtcagtaaatataaaggtaacaggagggttaaacattgaatggggtcaaattgaccctaaggtaacaggagggttaaggagttttaaaaacacacaacaatgaaGATTGTCTGTTTTTGCTGATTCGGGACTTCACTCCCATCAGTTTTAAGCAACGGACAAGCAACTTCATATCAACAATATATTGCACTCTTCTCACTGTCTGTTCACTTGTGTTCACAACACTCGTGTAATTTTTGttaaggtttttttgggggggagatttttttaaatacaaaacaaaatgttatgGAAATGTCAACAAAACATGATAAACTAGCTCGATCTGAAATAGACGCGTCCTCCGAGTGACGCCCGCCACAGGACACACGAACATGTAGGATTAAATGACTTTATGGTCAGGCTTCGAGACAAATGGTTTTCCCCATGCAAGAAAAATTTTAGACTTTCAAATTTGAGTCAATTATCACCTACTGTACACAGTGGAACAAGATGCCAATGAAATAACAATGTAAAAACAATTATTGCCTCAAATGTATTCCCGCTTCATcgtaaaacaaaatgaaaatgacattcaaatgtgtaTTCCACTTCACAAAAGTTTACCGCATGCTGAAAGAAACGACAACAACTAAATTAATTCAAAATGAATCCCATCTCTTTCTGGTTTTACAGGCATTACACTGCACCAGAGCTCCTCGTACACATTCACATTAAAGCAATCAGAGCGTGAGAGACAATCGATGGGGTGAATCCTCACGACGGAgaactaataaatatgtatttatatatacaacgtATCAAATATTAGCAAGAACAGAAACaggaaaattaaattaaattctgaCATGATTTGGATAATTtctttaaaagttaaaaatatGGCTTATACTCTTAGTCATCTTGTTGTGTGTCATAATTCacttatatatagttatatataaccCGAGGCTATTTACAAACAAAAAGGATGGCGGATGGGGGTGAtatctgattttttaaaaatatatattttttaaacgcgACACGAAATTTCCCCTTGAAGTAAAAGATCTGCGTCGGTGTACCGCGTTAGCTCTGTAGCTAACGGAAAAAAAACTTTGGACGAGAGATTACTAAGGATGCATCGCCATCAGAGACCAACTATTTTAAATCAAGGGCAACTTCATGCCACGTTCCAGGACACTTATAATTTAGGGTTGGAGAAGTTGGAGGGTGGAGAGAAGTGTGTCTGCAGGTGTGGGCGGGTCACGGCAGTGGTCTCGGGTTCAGAAGAACGCTTTTCGGAAGTTACGAATCCtattatcactctattatcttTTCTACTTCTTATTGAACATATCCATGAGCGGGGTCGGGATGAACTTCATGACCGTGTCCACgatgctctcctcttcctcctcgtcgccgcAGCCGGTGGGCACCGCCTTCTTGGGGCGGGTGAGGCTGCCCTCGGAGGCCTGCTCCATCGCGGCCGCCGCCTcggcttccttctcctccttcttcttgatGCCGTACTGCGCAAGGGGATACAGGAAGGAGAAGCGGGACACGGTGTGAATACGGTTCATGTCTTTCGGGAGGAGTTAATTGGTTGAAAGATGGACCTCTCGTTATTTTACATTTCAACTATAACTTACAAGGATAATAAGCATTTTGAAATATGATGTCATCCCTACTTTTACCGCTTGTAACTCCCTGGTGGCATTTTGGTAAAAGTATCTTACTGCAGGCAACACAACTGCGTGTTGGTTATggtgagaaataaataaatatatacagaatatatatatatatatatatcatggtTCCAGCTAAAATCAGTTGTCAgctataataattaaaattaatGGCCCCTCCCCCGGGTCCTTATAAGCCTCCTCGTCCGTTATACTGAGAGACGAGTCTCACTTGGTTCCATCTAGGGAACCGGAAAGCACCGGGAAAACTCCAGGAAGTCACTGTGcctggaaataaataataattatggcACATTACTTCCCCTCTAAAACACAATGAATCTGGGAGAACACCGGGCTGGCTGCTCGCCCTCCTTCGGCATAATTGAAGAGAGTACGAGCCATCGTATCATTTAACCCTCAGCATGGACGCCAATAAGCGTGTTTTAGATAGTTTATTGTGACAGTGGGCCCTCAACTTGATTTCTTACACATATTCAATCAAAAGCTTTCAAGCCATATCCACTGAAGCCAAGTCCTCTTCAGTATTCCTCTGGCCTGAGCCGGCAAGCCGGAGACTAAATGCATTCTGGAGAGTCTGAATTGGGAAATTTAAATGCGATTTAACGACCGACATGAACAATGAAGAAACTTTTGCAAATTGCGGAAGTGAGGCGCACTGTGACGAAAAAACACTCATTTTCTGTGTATAAAATGACTTCTCAGACTTCCACGTTGAACAGGAAGCCGAGTGCTGGAGACTCTTTGACTGACTCGGCACTCTCAGGTCTAAAAATAGAGACGCGTGATCGTTTCCTGCATTTGAGGCAAATTGGTGGAAAATGATTCGCACTCTTTGTAAAGTAATTCATATTTCTTCATTTGCATGAATTAGCTCCAGGCTGCTTCCTCATTAGGTTTATAAGCACAAGTGCACTGGAGGATTTCTTTTGGGGTTCCTGCACCAACAGCAGTTACAATCAGTTCCTGCACAGAGACGCCACGTCGGAGCTGAAGGTAAATTGGGGGTTTTTCATGCTTATTTTCCGGAGTTGCTTTGTCTAATTTGACCTTACTGGATGTGTTATGTCCCAATTACAGGCAGAAAACCACAAAGGGTGTCATGGACAACGCCGACGATTAGCTTACAAATCCCAGAGCCCCAACAGGCTAAATCTGCACTCTTGACTAAATTTAAGACATAGAAAGAACAACTGGgaaatcttctttctttctttttttcttcgtgATACTCAGTAAAAgtatacatgtaaaaaaaaaatgtgaatgcAAATTGTGTTGTACTTGAAAGTGGAAGCATTTTTTATCGTATTTTTGCATATGGTTTTTAAACGCATATGATCATCTGCCCATACTTAACAAAAAAAAGCTACTTAAACAACGTGATATCGGAGCCAACTCGTTGTCCACAGTACGAACTTCATCAGATGATGAAAGACACGGAATTTTAAGATCTAACAAGTCTCGAGAAGTAAATACATTTTACGACTAATTATATATTAAAGATCCATAAACACATCGGATGGTCCGTGGATGATATTAGTTATAACTTCTACTACATTTCTGAAGTAGTAAAATGCATCTTGCTAGCTTTTGTGTGGATGTTCTGGTTCTGGATCTGTGTTCACGGCTACTTTGAGTATAGTTGTAGCTCCTATCGACCTAAGATACTAACATCAATGCAATTGATTGCAGAGCACAGGAAGGTCAACGGGCTGAGGGTCGACCTCGAGGCGGTGATGTGGAAAACGAGCTGCACTCCTCCGTGATCTCATTGGGGTTGTTGACAAAAAGCCACGAAGCCacggaaaaaaaaatctgtttgccTTTATTTCAATTTGTTTGACGTTCATTTAAATCTGCTCGCAGATCAAAAAATATCTCCCCTCGCATCTAGTCGAGAAGAAAAGCCTTCGGAGGAGAACACAAGTCTTTAAAGTTTGAGTGACGGGGCTGAAGTCTTGAAAAACATTTGTGAAAGAATAATAAACCAATGTAAGGAAAGACTTGTCAAGCCCAGAAACACGCTGATAGATAATAGCAACTGGTTGGGAGTTTGACAAATGCCAAGATTATTGGCTAAGGGggctatacattttttttaaatatttaaaatgttgagtATTTTGGTTAATTTTAGGAAAagtcaccaaatttcatgccaaaCAAATGACATTTAGGGTATTTTTACTGCAGTAAAATGTCAAAATTTCCGGGCAAATATTAATCCTCAAGAATAACAATGAAATATAAATGCCAAACCACTTCAGTCAATTTGGGGATAACATTGTTTCAAAAGGAAGCTGAAGTCTCCTACTCGTGGTCTATAGTAACATCATCCCAGAAGAGACATATCCATACGACGCCTTCTAGATACTACAGGCTTCTCAATTTGACCTATTTTAATATACAGCCGACGAGTAGCACTCTTCACCTTTTGGAATAACTTTGTTTGAATGACTCTTGGGACCTTTTGCATaaaatttggggggaaaaaatgtccaaaaagaaaagagacattGATGATGATGGATGTCTCCACTATATCTCTCTCACCccctttgttctctctctctctctgactcgttCCACAGTAACAAAGGCCTCGTTGGGTTGAAGAAGACAGTCTCGCTCTCCGCTCGCCACAATCAAACCCCTTTCCAACGATACCCCGTCCTCTGGGcccgtctccctcctccctcgtctcggTTCTATcacagttgttttttttccgatgacacgttaaaaaaaattgccGGGCATCGCTTTGAGGATCAGCTCGGCATCCCAAAGATAATGTTTGCACTCATAAACTCGTCTCGACGGCCCTTGTCCGATATTCATGTCAAGAGGAATATATGTGACTACAAGCTGGAAGGACTCTTCGATACAGTAgtttgtagaaaatgttgcttcACAAAGTTTGAAAGCTACATTTATGATCCTTCTCAAAAGAAATCTCTCTTCCAAAGCATTCCTAGTGAAACAATCTCAAGTTTGGTTTACCTTATCTCTGATGCCCTGTCGCAGGTTTTCTCTCTCGGCCTCCATCTTTGCATATttgcccttcctctcctcctcctgttgcctCAGCGCCTCTtgcctttcttcttccttcttggcGGCGTCCggatccttctcctcctccccgccgaGCATCTTGCCCATGTCTTTGGTGGCCCCTGTtgttgggagagagagagagaaagaaagagaaagaaaagaagtgagAAACGGCAATTTACAGTCATTGCATGTAACAGATCTCGTCTTAGAGGTTCATCCGAGATTTGGATAATTCAATCATCATCGCTTTGGGTTTCAATCGCCTTTCAGCCCCCCCCGACTGAACCAAAGACAAAAGACTCTTTGGTTCAAGTGACAATGGATACAACGAGAGGTCAGAGCCACAGATCAATTATTAGCAATTCTCTTGATTGTCAtgacctttttttcctttttgagcTCCAACAGGAATTGACATCGTCTCCGGGGGTCGAGACCTGCGAACAAAAAGGGCTTGAAGAGCCGTTGAAGGGATCACAATGGTTCAGTGTGATCTCACGGCTGCACCGGTCGGAGGCGCTTTGACACCTTTGTGcttagggatgggcatcgagaaccggttctgttttagaaccggttcccagtgaaccgattgtttgggatcgttagccaaattctttaacggttctgctaacggtcctctgtggcgttgcgcatgcgcgaacttttttagtttcttcagactgcagcaaacatggcaactaggcagaagcgctctaaagtttggctctatttcacacgacaaaatgacaactacgccacttgtaacgtgtgtcaaaaatctatttcgtcgaagggaggaaatacaacaaatatgaagaagcatttgaacacagcgtggaattaaatgacaggaatgtcgtgtgttcgatgcagcagctcagctaacgtcggcgcttcatctctttctgtccaaggtaaactcctccaaagtgatcacaaccactcactgtgtgaagccatttgcctttattgtgtgtagtcgatcaagttatcttctgtcccgtcgtttgaagcacacatttgagctccggcattggtctcccattatcgatcacttcacgtttggattaaaagtccagttttgagaaatgtttgatcgtaacggtattaattattggagggcgtgtgttatcagcaaacgttcgcgttgtcgtgttaacccattattaaactgagcatatcgattttaatccattattaaatttagcatatagctacgctagcttagctacagaatcttccattgtcaccctacattgaggcagaggtcgtgtttgcctcccctcttaatgtggctttatgtcagctcagcaaattcagcgattttgttagtgccatttgtttcattgtgtaaaccagctttcactctataaataatctccattgccatccaatttagctgatgaggttcagagtcagaccggttcagaggctggtcgtctgtctgggtcacaggctacagcacgtcttgtacacctcctcatatctttgtgttcaggcatcctctagcccatctgagagagtgttctccacggctggagacacaataagtcctgagagatcgcgtatcctcccggagaaagcagacatgcttatttttctgcacaagaattgttgatgatccatacaattgatggtgcacacttggtatttgccactgctagtttcatttttggcagctcagttcatatacccttttaaaaaaaggaaggagcactgtaatttctaggaacatgtttaaattaaacagaatacattttatttaagttatgtaagttttattttaagttcaagagtaatatcgtataaatgtttttgcttatttaaaaaaagtaaatgtgtatgtatacatactgtgtgtgtgcagcattatataaaagaaaattaatgtgaataaacccgtttgtgctctttttttcaccccttgcccaaaagaatcgataagagaatcgataaggaatcgaatcgataagcaggaatcgataaggtatcggaatcgttaaaatcttatcaattctcatccctatttGTGCTCCTTCCTCCATCACTTTTTATTCTGGTTCCTTTTCACTTTATTGGATgagtttatatttaaaatgtaaccgTTGAGGGTTTTATTCAACGATGGTAAAAGAGTCTTCAAAGATGCCCCAGAAAAAAGTTGTCTTATTGATGGAGACGGGTTAATTCAGCAACGCCTGCGTCCGACTAGAACTTGATTTGTGCTTCTTTCTGTGAGTCGGGAACGGACCATCTCGTCCTTTTTAAGTCGTGGTGTGGAGAGTAAAGCTTCGGCTTCTACTTTACGCGAGGATGTGGAATCACGACGAGGAAACGCCAGCCCGACTCTCTCCTCAACTCTGTTTTCAGTTGGAAGAGGTTGGAAACCACCGACCCCCCAGAACTCCGGGACTTATCAAGAACTGGACCCTCCTGCGGACCACATGCCATCCTCCCATCCGCCTCCTTTCACTATCGGCTCCACGGCCGTCCTCGAAGACTCGGGACATCTCGCTTCAGCCGTGAAATTGATGAGACCTTGAGGTGACCTTGAGGTTCTTGGCTGCGGTCCGCATTGTAAGGGGGAGGGTTGGGGGGGTAACATGTGTACAGTGACATGATCCAGACACGGGCCTTCAGTTTGGACTTGCTAAGAGAGCTTCTGCTAGCAAATCCTAATCTCAACCACTTAGTGTATAAAGTcaccaaatatataaatatagagcaTTCCAGATTATTAGTACTCGTTGACTTAGTCCAGAAAACTGTAGGATGGATGTTTGGTTTTCCTCCTCATGGTTCTCCATTACTTTCCTTCAAAATGTTGATTTGTGCCAGCATAGTTTATACAATTAGGTAATAATATGGATAAAATGGAGCATTTTAGGCATTTTGTTAGTTATACTCCTTTTAAAAGGAGAGTATGAATCCAAAAATAAAATGCTGTCAGCGACTTTACTGCATAACAAATCACACGAGCACAAGCAACCTTCTGCTAGCAAATTGTAATCTCAACCACTTTGTGTATAAACTcaccaaatatataaatatagagcaTTCAAGATTAGTAGTATTCGTTTTTGGTCCAACAGACTACTTCCAGAGAACCGAAGGATGGATGTTTGGTTTTCCTCCAATTGGTTCTCCATAACTTTCCTTCAAAATGTCGATTTTGTGCCGGCAAAGTTTAAACAATTAGGTATATATATGGATAACAtgtaacattttaaacattttgttcGTCATACTCCTTTTAAAAGAAGTCAGCTCGTATCCCGACGTCATCTCGATGCCACTTCCTCCACGAGACTAATCTGGATGTTCGCGGCTAATTAGCTCATCTGATTGTGACAAAGTCGCCGCGCCGTGAAGCGTGAAGGCTGTCGCATGTTTCCCAAAAGTCTCGGTGGGCGTCGTCAAAGCGCTGCCAGCTGTGGAGCCTCGAGAGCGGTGAGCGATGGCGGAGGAAGCTCCAGAGGAAAAGACGGGAAGAGCCGAGACGCCGTCTAACGTGCCTCATTAGAACAGATTATCACCTCAACTTGAAGACAACTTGTTGGTGACTCAACACGCTGCTGGACCCAGCGAGCTCAAAGACAAGAACATCTGTGATGTTTAAAGAGAGCTTCCGGAGCTCAAGAACCCACCTCACACGGACCGGAAACCATTAAACGCCCCAATGCACCATCACATCTCACATTCACGCCACGATGGATTTCAGTAAAAGTCGAttccacacattaaaacacagatcgCTCAACGCAACAGATATCATGTGAGGAAATGGGGGGAGATTTCGACACGTGTCTCATATCTGTGAGGCCTAAATGTGAAGAAAACCAAACTTTTAAACCGACACTGGGATCCAAAGGAGGATTGTGTCTGCAaagaaaggtcagaggtcagtaaAGTCTtgagggttcatcctctgggcaccATACATGTATCTGGGTATGTAGTCGTCGATGCGTCGTATGAGCAGCAGGTTTCATCCTCTGTGGATCACGAAAATCCGTAAATTCCTACAAGCCCATCCCCCGCAGCTCACTCCTGTCACATGGGTCAGGTTCAAACCCAGCATCACTGTGAGAGCTGGTGACTCCAAAGTAACTCATCACGGCTCTAAGAAAGGGATTTTTTTAGGTTCAAGAGCTCGTTTGaagagaaatttaaaaaaaggtttcccCTCTCTGATTAGTCCGAGTCGGTGGAGATGGAAACGGGATCGGGGAGAATTTTTGGAAGTTATGGATGTTCACGTTGTGGAGTTACATAGAAAGGCTGGCTTTAGATGTGGAGAGTGTTTGAACACATGAGgagagcaagtgtgtgtgtgtgtgtgtgtgtgtggatgaggctCCACTGTGTCTGACAGAATGAGACAACAACATGTACAGCTCTTAATTCCCACTCTGCATCTGTGcaagtgtgatgtgtgtgtgtgtcacagtgtgtgtgtttcacagtgagtgtgtgtgtgtgtgtcacggtgagtgtctgtgtgttggtcacagtgtgtgtgtcacagtgagtgtctgtgttggtcacagtgtgtgtgtgtgtgtgagtcacagtgagtttgtgtgtgtcactgaGCTCAGTGCTTTTTGGCTGCGAGAGtttcctcttgtgtgtgtgtgtgtgtgtgtgtgtgtgtccggtgaGACAGCATGAGAAGAGTCCCGCGTGGCGCCTGTAGGCAAACAAccaaggagagaagagagagagaagatagagagagagaagatagagagagagaggaggagaggaggttgaaATTGAAAACCAGGACAGAGGAACAAGGTTAaccaacgagagagagagaggaccaatATTTCCAGACGGCAAATTAGAGAGAGGTGATGAGCATGAACGTGGATTATAAAATCATAAAAGAGAAAATCTGTAACACGGAGAGATGAAAGATGGAAGAAGAGGAGTGGAATCATGTCAGGCTAAAAGGGGAACAATGTAATGGGAGGGAAGAGGATGATGGAATGATAATCAGGGACCAGTGAAGAGGACCAGAGGGAAGACACCAGGAAACTAACAGAAGAAGAACGATGagactggaggaagaggagaagaaaagaggaagaactGATTCGGTTTAAGtccagagggagaagaagaagaagtgataaagcgagagagagagagagagagagagagagagaggaaaaacagCGTGACCCGCTCAAGGACGCCGTGTTCCCATCTGTCATCGGCCCTCAGTGGACCGGCAGGGTCCTCGCGGCCCCCCCACACTGAGCCGTCcagaccatcatcatcatcaccagccTCCTGCCCCGGGCCCCGAGGAAGGGGGTCCAAAGACACCcgtggaaaaaaagggggggggggggcttatctAAGTAAAGCGGTAAAGATTTGCAATTTTCTCCCTTCATTGTGCCCATTTATATATGTGAAAATATGACCTGATTAACGAGGAAAATtcatactttttattttgctaaattgttttctcttgtatttaaaaaaaaaatgtaatgaaggGTTTTTATTCACGTTTTATTCacgacccccccaaaaaactgcgCTTCCGTCACCGGAGACACGTAGCACCGTATCTGTGGATATTAGCGCttatttaagttttatttgcaTAGAAAACCAAAATGTGTGCATTTTGGAGGGTGAACCAGTTTTAGGTGGAGGAGCCCCAAAACAGAGCAAAAATTGGAGGAAATATAGAATTCACGTTTATGCAGAAACAAACGTCCACGTCTAACTaactcgtgatgcgttcaaagATCTGCTGCTGTGTTTCCACTCCTtcacaaagtttatttttttctccatgtCAGAACATGAAAAGAtgacataataaaaaaatttaaagcagTGAGTCACTCTTCACACCGAGCCGTCTGACAACTATTGACTCAATCCGGCCGGACTGGAACACAGTTTGTCCTCGAGTGAGAGCTCCATCAACACTTTGGGGCAGAGGAGAACGCTCAGTACAGAAGATTGC encodes the following:
- the LOC130210172 gene encoding complexin-1-like yields the protein MNFVMKQALGGATKDMGKMLGGEEEKDPDAAKKEEERQEALRQQEEERKGKYAKMEAERENLRQGIRDKYGIKKKEEKEAEAAAAMEQASEGSLTRPKKAVPTGCGDEEEEESIVDTVMKFIPTPLMDMFNKK